One Capra hircus breed San Clemente chromosome 27, ASM170441v1, whole genome shotgun sequence DNA window includes the following coding sequences:
- the HGSNAT gene encoding heparan-alpha-glucosaminide N-acetyltransferase isoform X1 — protein MTGAGSAGRALAALLLAASVLSAALLAPGGSSTPDLDKKKHVELKMDQALLLIHNELPETNLTVYWNFDRCYHCLLQVLATVPQSRKAGRPGVAAVAVGTQHGSILQLNDTAEDKEVCRLEYKFGEFGNYSLLVKHVRDGVSEIACDLVVNKEPVDSNLPVCIAFLVGMVLVIVVSFLRFLLSLEDFQNWISKAINSRETDRLINSELGSPSRASDPQPEAWRRSAAPLRLRCVDTFRGMALILMVFVNYGGGKYWYFKHSSWNGLTVADLVFPWFVFIMGASIFLSMTSILQRGCSKFRLLGKIVWRSLLLICIGIFVVNPNYCLGPLSWEKARIPGVLQRLGATYFVVAVLELLFAKPVPETCASERSCFSLLDITASWPQWLFVLILEGVWLALTFFLPVPGCPTGYLGPGGIGDGGRYRNCTGGAAGYVDRLLLGDQHLYQHPSSAVLYHTEVAYDPEGILGTINSIVMAFLGVQAGKILLYYKDQTRGILIRFAAWGCLLGLVSVALTKASENEGFIPVNKNLWSVSYVTTLSSLAFLILLALYPVVDVKGLWTGAPFFYPGMNSILVYVGHEVFANYFPFQWKLGDQQSHKEHLVQNTVATALWVLIAYVLYKKKVFWKI, from the exons ACTTAGACAAAAAGAAGCACGTGGAGCTGAAGATGGACCAGGCTTTGCTGCTCATCCATAATGAACTGCCCGAGACAAACCTGACCGTCTACTGGAATTTCGATCGCTGTTACCAT TGCCTGCTTCAGGTTCTGGCCACCGTCCCGCAGAGCAGGAAGGCCGGGCGGCCGGGCGTCGCAGCCGTGGCCGTGGGCACCCAGCACGGGTCCATCCTGCAGCTGAACGACACCGCGGAGGACAAGGAAGTCTGTAG GCTGGAGTACAAATTTGGAGAATTTGGAAACTATTCTCTCTTGGTAAAGCACGTCCGTGATGGAGTCAGTGAAATTGCTTGTGACCTGGTCGTCAACAAGGAGCCGGTTGACAGTAACCTTC CTGTGTGTATCGCGTTCCTTGTTGGCATGGTGCTCGTCATCGTGGTGTCCTTCCTGAGGTTCTTGCTGAG TTTGGAAGACTTCCAGAATTGGATTTCCAAAGCAATCAATTCTCGGGAAACCGATCGCCTCATCAATTCC GAGCTGGGGTCCCCGAGCAGAGCGAGTGACCCCCAACCAGAGGCCTGGCGTCGGTCAGCGGCCCCGCTGCGCCTCCGCTGCGTGGACACGTTCCGAGG GATGGCACTCATCCTCATGGTCTTCGTGAACTATGGAGGCGGGAAATACTGGTACTTCAAGCACTCGAGCTGGAACG GGCTGACGGTGGCCGACCTTGTGTTCCCATG GTTTGTGTTTATTATGGGAGCTTCGATTTTTCTGTCGATGACTTCCATTCTGCAGCGGGGATGTTCAAAATTCAGACTACTGGGAAAGATCGTGTGGAGGAGTTTGCTGTTAATCTGTATAGGAATTTTCGTTGTGAACCCCAATTATTGCCTTGGTCCAC TGTCCTGGGAGAAGGCGCGCATCCCCGGCGTGCTCCAGCGCCTGGGGGCCACCTACTTCGTGGTCGCCGTGTTGGAGCTGCTCTTCGCCAAGCCCGTGCCCGAGACCTGCGCCTCG GAGAGAAGCTGCTTTTCTCTGCTGGATATCACGGCCAGTTGGCCCCAGTGGCTCTTCGTGCTGATACTGGAAGGCGTCTGGCTGGCCTTGACCTTCTTCTTACCGGTTCCTGGGTGCCCCAC CGGTTACCTGGGGCCCGGCGGCATCGGAGACGGGGGCAGGTACCGGAACTGCACGGGCGGCGCCGCGGGCTACGTGGACCGCCTGCTCCTGGGCGACCAGCACCTCTACCAGCACCCTTCTTCCGCT GTGCTTTACCACACCGAGGTGGCCTATGACCCAGAGGGCATCCTGGGGACCATCAACTCCATCGTGATGGCATTTTTGGGAGTTCAG gcagGGAAGATACTCCTGTATTACAAGGACCAGACCAGAGGCATCCTAATCAGATTCGCTGCCTGGGGTTGTCTTCTT gGGCTTGTTTCGGTGGCTCTGACGAAAGCATCTGAAAATGAAGGCTTTATTCCAGTAAACAAAAACCTCTG GTCCGTCTCCTACGTCACCACGCTGAGCTCCTTGGCCTTCCTCATCCTGCTGGCCCTCTACCCCGTGGTGGATGTCAAGGGGCTGTGGACGGGAGCCCCGTTCTTCTACCCGG ggatgAACTCGATCCTGGTGTACGTGGGCCATGAGGTCTTCGCCAACTACTTCCCCTTCCAGTGGAAGCTGGGGGACCAGCAGTCGCACAAGGAGCACCTCGTGCAGAACACGGTCGCCACCGCCCTGTGGGTGCTCATCGCCTACGTTCTCTATAAGAAGAAGGTGTTCTGGAAAATCTGA
- the HGSNAT gene encoding heparan-alpha-glucosaminide N-acetyltransferase isoform X2 yields the protein MDQALLLIHNELPETNLTVYWNFDRCYHCLLQVLATVPQSRKAGRPGVAAVAVGTQHGSILQLNDTAEDKEVCRLEYKFGEFGNYSLLVKHVRDGVSEIACDLVVNKEPVDSNLPVCIAFLVGMVLVIVVSFLRFLLSLEDFQNWISKAINSRETDRLINSELGSPSRASDPQPEAWRRSAAPLRLRCVDTFRGMALILMVFVNYGGGKYWYFKHSSWNGLTVADLVFPWFVFIMGASIFLSMTSILQRGCSKFRLLGKIVWRSLLLICIGIFVVNPNYCLGPLSWEKARIPGVLQRLGATYFVVAVLELLFAKPVPETCASERSCFSLLDITASWPQWLFVLILEGVWLALTFFLPVPGCPTGYLGPGGIGDGGRYRNCTGGAAGYVDRLLLGDQHLYQHPSSAVLYHTEVAYDPEGILGTINSIVMAFLGVQAGKILLYYKDQTRGILIRFAAWGCLLGLVSVALTKASENEGFIPVNKNLWSVSYVTTLSSLAFLILLALYPVVDVKGLWTGAPFFYPGMNSILVYVGHEVFANYFPFQWKLGDQQSHKEHLVQNTVATALWVLIAYVLYKKKVFWKI from the exons ATGGACCAGGCTTTGCTGCTCATCCATAATGAACTGCCCGAGACAAACCTGACCGTCTACTGGAATTTCGATCGCTGTTACCAT TGCCTGCTTCAGGTTCTGGCCACCGTCCCGCAGAGCAGGAAGGCCGGGCGGCCGGGCGTCGCAGCCGTGGCCGTGGGCACCCAGCACGGGTCCATCCTGCAGCTGAACGACACCGCGGAGGACAAGGAAGTCTGTAG GCTGGAGTACAAATTTGGAGAATTTGGAAACTATTCTCTCTTGGTAAAGCACGTCCGTGATGGAGTCAGTGAAATTGCTTGTGACCTGGTCGTCAACAAGGAGCCGGTTGACAGTAACCTTC CTGTGTGTATCGCGTTCCTTGTTGGCATGGTGCTCGTCATCGTGGTGTCCTTCCTGAGGTTCTTGCTGAG TTTGGAAGACTTCCAGAATTGGATTTCCAAAGCAATCAATTCTCGGGAAACCGATCGCCTCATCAATTCC GAGCTGGGGTCCCCGAGCAGAGCGAGTGACCCCCAACCAGAGGCCTGGCGTCGGTCAGCGGCCCCGCTGCGCCTCCGCTGCGTGGACACGTTCCGAGG GATGGCACTCATCCTCATGGTCTTCGTGAACTATGGAGGCGGGAAATACTGGTACTTCAAGCACTCGAGCTGGAACG GGCTGACGGTGGCCGACCTTGTGTTCCCATG GTTTGTGTTTATTATGGGAGCTTCGATTTTTCTGTCGATGACTTCCATTCTGCAGCGGGGATGTTCAAAATTCAGACTACTGGGAAAGATCGTGTGGAGGAGTTTGCTGTTAATCTGTATAGGAATTTTCGTTGTGAACCCCAATTATTGCCTTGGTCCAC TGTCCTGGGAGAAGGCGCGCATCCCCGGCGTGCTCCAGCGCCTGGGGGCCACCTACTTCGTGGTCGCCGTGTTGGAGCTGCTCTTCGCCAAGCCCGTGCCCGAGACCTGCGCCTCG GAGAGAAGCTGCTTTTCTCTGCTGGATATCACGGCCAGTTGGCCCCAGTGGCTCTTCGTGCTGATACTGGAAGGCGTCTGGCTGGCCTTGACCTTCTTCTTACCGGTTCCTGGGTGCCCCAC CGGTTACCTGGGGCCCGGCGGCATCGGAGACGGGGGCAGGTACCGGAACTGCACGGGCGGCGCCGCGGGCTACGTGGACCGCCTGCTCCTGGGCGACCAGCACCTCTACCAGCACCCTTCTTCCGCT GTGCTTTACCACACCGAGGTGGCCTATGACCCAGAGGGCATCCTGGGGACCATCAACTCCATCGTGATGGCATTTTTGGGAGTTCAG gcagGGAAGATACTCCTGTATTACAAGGACCAGACCAGAGGCATCCTAATCAGATTCGCTGCCTGGGGTTGTCTTCTT gGGCTTGTTTCGGTGGCTCTGACGAAAGCATCTGAAAATGAAGGCTTTATTCCAGTAAACAAAAACCTCTG GTCCGTCTCCTACGTCACCACGCTGAGCTCCTTGGCCTTCCTCATCCTGCTGGCCCTCTACCCCGTGGTGGATGTCAAGGGGCTGTGGACGGGAGCCCCGTTCTTCTACCCGG ggatgAACTCGATCCTGGTGTACGTGGGCCATGAGGTCTTCGCCAACTACTTCCCCTTCCAGTGGAAGCTGGGGGACCAGCAGTCGCACAAGGAGCACCTCGTGCAGAACACGGTCGCCACCGCCCTGTGGGTGCTCATCGCCTACGTTCTCTATAAGAAGAAGGTGTTCTGGAAAATCTGA